One region of Esox lucius isolate fEsoLuc1 chromosome 17, fEsoLuc1.pri, whole genome shotgun sequence genomic DNA includes:
- the skib gene encoding v-ski avian sarcoma viral oncogene homolog b isoform X1 — protein METPSSFQPHPGLQQTLKQFHLSSMSSLGGPAAFSARWHQEILFNKDGKTAELMLSMPAQTPPVMSGPLFIPSDRTTERSETVLEREPISCFVVGGEKRLCLPQILNSVLRDFSLQQINSVCDDLHIYCSRCTADQLEILKVVGILPFSAPSCGLITQTDAERLCNALIYGGSYPPHGNKELSGSIELERTEKSFKVYHECFGRCKGLFVPELYSNPNAACIQCMDCRLMYPTHKFVVHSHKRLENRTVHWGFDSANWRAYVLLDADYTGKEEKTRLEQHLKEIKGKFDFVSKFSNKSCRSHSPVPAKKSKLEKIHSPSADKEKQCDWLQPLSQSGNKDLKAVQMKPRPSAFRPWSPRSPSAEKEKSTSHNESYRSNRKSADTSAVSDGAPTPLAYQRDASGDRRPVPGSGDRDFSAKPDNRVEDVETDGEIQVDDCDDHPPAVPSLGPPPAGAVRPLEGPVRLGLPGTLSCPELDSLKQTLYGGLDSKEAREKFLQEIVKMRVKQEEKLEAALQAKHSLQQELEFVRVSKKGRLREAIEAKRNLRKEIERLRVEWDRKMREADETRGHLKRELEREKNIRVCDKGCEADCLRAKYSTQIEELQVQLQQADADREQLREQLQQEREARQSLERVVRNLQAQLGGPQEQ, from the exons ATGGAGACTCCATCAAGCTTTCAGCCTCATCCAGGACTTCAGCAAACTCTGAAGCAGTTTCATTTGAGTTCCATGAGCTCTCTTGGTGGACCGGCGGCGTTCTCCGCTCGGTGGCACCAGGAAATTCTGTtcaataaagatggaaaaacagCTGAACTGATGCTGTCAATGCCTGCACAGACACCCCCTGTTATGTCGGGTCCGTTGTTCATTCCATCCGACCGCACCACCGAAAGGTCCGAAACTGTCCTAGAGCGTGAGCCAATTTCATGTTTCGTTGTTGGCGGCGAGAAACGACTGTGTCTGCCGCAGATTCTCAACAGTGTCCTGCGGGATTTCTCGCTTCAGCAGATCAACTCTGTGTGCGACGACCTGCATATCTACTGCTCCCGGTGCACGGCGGACCAGCTGGAAATCCTCAAAGTAGTGGGTATCCTGCCCTTCTCTGCCCCATCTTGCGGACTGATCACTCAGACGGATGCTGAGCGCCTCTGCAATGCCCTTATTTACGGAGGTTCCTATCCTCCTCACGGCAACAAGGAGCTGTCTGGCTCCATAGAGTTGGAAAGAACGGAAAAAAGCTTTAAAGTATACCATGAATGTTTTGGTAGGTGCAAGGGGTTATTTGTCCCAGAACTATATTCCAATCCCAATGCAGCTTGTATCCAATGCATGGACTGTAGACTTATGTACCCTACTCACAAGTTTGTGGTCCATAGCCACAAAAGACTAGAGAACAGGACAGTGCATTGGGGATTCGACTCAGCTAATTGGCGGGCCTATGTTCTCCTGGACGCGGACTATACAGGGAAAGAAGAAAAGACTAGGCTGGAGCAGCACCTGAAAGAAATCAAAGGCAAATTTGACTTCGTGAGCAAGTTCTCAAACAAATCATGCAGA tCTCATAGCCCAGTCCCAGCCAAGAAGTCCAAACTGGAGAAAATACACTCTCCATCAGCTGACAAAGAGAAGCAATGTGACTGGCTACAGCCTCTTTCACAGTCAGGGAACAAG GATTTGAAAGCGGTCCAGATGAAACCAAGGCCGTCTGCCTTCCGCCCCTGGTCGCCCAGAAGTCCGTCCGCTGAGAAGGAGAAGTCTACAAGTCATAATGAGAG TTACAGATCAAACCGCAAAAGTGCAGACACGTCTGCGGTTTCCGACGGAGCCCCGACTCCGTTGGCCTATCAGAGGGATGCCTCTGGGGACCGCCGGCCGGTTCCAGGAAGTGGAGACCGGGACTTCAGCGCCAAGCCAGACAACAGGGTGGAGGACGTGGAGACCGACGGGGAGATCCAGGTGGATGACTGCGATGACC ACCCACCGGCCGTGCCCTCCTTGGGACCCCCTCCTGCTGGCGCCGTGAGGCCCCTGGAGGGTCCAGTCCGGCTGGGATTGCCAGGCACCCTGTCATGCCCCGAGCTGGACTCACTGAAGCAGACCCTGTACGGAGGCTTGGACTCTAAGGAGGCCAGGGAGAAGTTCCTCCAGGAGATTGTCAAGATGAGAGTGAAGCAGGAGGAGAAGCTGGAGGCAGCACTGCAGGCCAAACACAGTCTTCAGCAG GAGCTGGAATTTGTGAGGGTGTCCAAAAAAGGGCGTCTCCGAGAGGCCATCGAGGCCAAGCGCAACCTGAGGAAAGAAATCGAGCGCCTGCGCGTGGAGTGGGACCGGAAGATGAGGGAGGCTGACGAGACCCGTGGCCATCTAAAGAGAGAgctagagagggagaaaaatatCCGGGTGTGCGACAAAGGCTGTGAAGCAGATTGCCTCAGAGCAAAGTACTCCACACAG ATCGAGGAGCTGCAGGTTCAGTTGCAGCAGGCGGACGCAGACAGGGAACAGCTCCGAGAGCAGCTGCAACAGGAGAGGGAGGCGCGGCAGAGCTTGGAGAGGGTGGTCAGGAACCTTCAGGCTCAACTGGGTGGACCCCAGGAACAATGA
- the skib gene encoding v-ski avian sarcoma viral oncogene homolog b isoform X2: protein METPSSFQPHPGLQQTLKQFHLSSMSSLGGPAAFSARWHQEILFNKDGKTAELMLSMPAQTPPVMSGPLFIPSDRTTERSETVLEREPISCFVVGGEKRLCLPQILNSVLRDFSLQQINSVCDDLHIYCSRCTADQLEILKVVGILPFSAPSCGLITQTDAERLCNALIYGGSYPPHGNKELSGSIELERTEKSFKVYHECFGRCKGLFVPELYSNPNAACIQCMDCRLMYPTHKFVVHSHKRLENRTVHWGFDSANWRAYVLLDADYTGKEEKTRLEQHLKEIKGKFDFVSKFSNKSCRSHSPVPAKKSKLEKIHSPSADKEKQCDWLQPLSQSGNKDLKAVQMKPRPSAFRPWSPRSPSAEKEKSTSHNERSNRKSADTSAVSDGAPTPLAYQRDASGDRRPVPGSGDRDFSAKPDNRVEDVETDGEIQVDDCDDHPPAVPSLGPPPAGAVRPLEGPVRLGLPGTLSCPELDSLKQTLYGGLDSKEAREKFLQEIVKMRVKQEEKLEAALQAKHSLQQELEFVRVSKKGRLREAIEAKRNLRKEIERLRVEWDRKMREADETRGHLKRELEREKNIRVCDKGCEADCLRAKYSTQIEELQVQLQQADADREQLREQLQQEREARQSLERVVRNLQAQLGGPQEQ from the exons ATGGAGACTCCATCAAGCTTTCAGCCTCATCCAGGACTTCAGCAAACTCTGAAGCAGTTTCATTTGAGTTCCATGAGCTCTCTTGGTGGACCGGCGGCGTTCTCCGCTCGGTGGCACCAGGAAATTCTGTtcaataaagatggaaaaacagCTGAACTGATGCTGTCAATGCCTGCACAGACACCCCCTGTTATGTCGGGTCCGTTGTTCATTCCATCCGACCGCACCACCGAAAGGTCCGAAACTGTCCTAGAGCGTGAGCCAATTTCATGTTTCGTTGTTGGCGGCGAGAAACGACTGTGTCTGCCGCAGATTCTCAACAGTGTCCTGCGGGATTTCTCGCTTCAGCAGATCAACTCTGTGTGCGACGACCTGCATATCTACTGCTCCCGGTGCACGGCGGACCAGCTGGAAATCCTCAAAGTAGTGGGTATCCTGCCCTTCTCTGCCCCATCTTGCGGACTGATCACTCAGACGGATGCTGAGCGCCTCTGCAATGCCCTTATTTACGGAGGTTCCTATCCTCCTCACGGCAACAAGGAGCTGTCTGGCTCCATAGAGTTGGAAAGAACGGAAAAAAGCTTTAAAGTATACCATGAATGTTTTGGTAGGTGCAAGGGGTTATTTGTCCCAGAACTATATTCCAATCCCAATGCAGCTTGTATCCAATGCATGGACTGTAGACTTATGTACCCTACTCACAAGTTTGTGGTCCATAGCCACAAAAGACTAGAGAACAGGACAGTGCATTGGGGATTCGACTCAGCTAATTGGCGGGCCTATGTTCTCCTGGACGCGGACTATACAGGGAAAGAAGAAAAGACTAGGCTGGAGCAGCACCTGAAAGAAATCAAAGGCAAATTTGACTTCGTGAGCAAGTTCTCAAACAAATCATGCAGA tCTCATAGCCCAGTCCCAGCCAAGAAGTCCAAACTGGAGAAAATACACTCTCCATCAGCTGACAAAGAGAAGCAATGTGACTGGCTACAGCCTCTTTCACAGTCAGGGAACAAG GATTTGAAAGCGGTCCAGATGAAACCAAGGCCGTCTGCCTTCCGCCCCTGGTCGCCCAGAAGTCCGTCCGCTGAGAAGGAGAAGTCTACAAGTCATAATGAGAG ATCAAACCGCAAAAGTGCAGACACGTCTGCGGTTTCCGACGGAGCCCCGACTCCGTTGGCCTATCAGAGGGATGCCTCTGGGGACCGCCGGCCGGTTCCAGGAAGTGGAGACCGGGACTTCAGCGCCAAGCCAGACAACAGGGTGGAGGACGTGGAGACCGACGGGGAGATCCAGGTGGATGACTGCGATGACC ACCCACCGGCCGTGCCCTCCTTGGGACCCCCTCCTGCTGGCGCCGTGAGGCCCCTGGAGGGTCCAGTCCGGCTGGGATTGCCAGGCACCCTGTCATGCCCCGAGCTGGACTCACTGAAGCAGACCCTGTACGGAGGCTTGGACTCTAAGGAGGCCAGGGAGAAGTTCCTCCAGGAGATTGTCAAGATGAGAGTGAAGCAGGAGGAGAAGCTGGAGGCAGCACTGCAGGCCAAACACAGTCTTCAGCAG GAGCTGGAATTTGTGAGGGTGTCCAAAAAAGGGCGTCTCCGAGAGGCCATCGAGGCCAAGCGCAACCTGAGGAAAGAAATCGAGCGCCTGCGCGTGGAGTGGGACCGGAAGATGAGGGAGGCTGACGAGACCCGTGGCCATCTAAAGAGAGAgctagagagggagaaaaatatCCGGGTGTGCGACAAAGGCTGTGAAGCAGATTGCCTCAGAGCAAAGTACTCCACACAG ATCGAGGAGCTGCAGGTTCAGTTGCAGCAGGCGGACGCAGACAGGGAACAGCTCCGAGAGCAGCTGCAACAGGAGAGGGAGGCGCGGCAGAGCTTGGAGAGGGTGGTCAGGAACCTTCAGGCTCAACTGGGTGGACCCCAGGAACAATGA